One window from the genome of Sulfodiicoccus acidiphilus encodes:
- a CDS encoding P-loop NTPase, whose product MRFSVVGVKGGVGKSTLSVALAKLFARSGRRVLLVDRDLIGWSSHLLGLHGGA is encoded by the coding sequence ATGAGGTTCTCCGTAGTGGGGGTGAAGGGAGGGGTGGGGAAGTCGACCCTCTCCGTGGCCCTCGCCAAGCTCTTCGCGAGGTCTGGAAGGAGGGTGCTCCTAGTGGACAGGGACCTGATAGGGTGGAGCTCCCACCTCCTGGGCCTCCACGGGGGAGCCTGA